The Pyrenophora tritici-repentis strain M4 chromosome 2, whole genome shotgun sequence genome window below encodes:
- a CDS encoding Dimer-Tnp-hAT domain containing protein, which translates to MPPKKRAADHAAAPKKRAKPTARGTASQPISVDSQPLQLSQATLRETSQALTFESQLRESRDEDAIAAPVDSSEAATVASTVAPTVDDSAEDQAFESWLDEDFKGIDWSRLLQYMKPLSSLRGKKSWVYSYGYRVALRSDPNRIYFVCQYCHEHKFIDAGRGGVFETSCAVSAAARHLEERKTGHSHRAPGKPAVVERESFIQRVFTDGKIKVSQGVANELSGFNTHRFRLAVVSWLVDNNHPLSDVSRYVLRLYGYLKPRVTKELSQSISKIHISFDGWTTKGGKRGFLGVVAHYVDSSGDLKDLPIALSQLTGAHSGESIAEVVSKTLDRFGINPQSVGYFVLDNASNNDSTVAAMACKIGFDAVQRRLRRGPHTLNLVGQTLIWGKDSDAFDNDVREVGDESDFMSEWRKAGLLGVVLSVINYIKTPQQYALFEQYQRLAHKELPADASAEERKVLEPAKPVVTRWKSYYACFERAVKLQSAVNAYATYYIRRVRDEDTYAESRGNRLPEAQPWMRLDGLTAADCAVITEYMDVLKPLKLTAKRLEGRSDSGRFGAIAEVILVFEHLLFYYEQRVKVYEAVNYNAHDEAPEDHLAINLRAAWAKANEYYTKLDDSPAYYAATILHPYYKHYCDKAWVEKPTWLEASNRSFRVLWAQYNTLPRVVRPLRVITNDLDDAIDSIMNPSAGDNINTEEDEFARWKRSEPCAERGTEYANNPIKYWITLRDRYPSLSKLALDVLSVPASSCECERMFSELGDLLEPRRRGIQPQLLAAIQCVRRWQRTGFGSVTAPKTGLTEEQMDALYEWSSWDDGT; encoded by the exons ATGCCGCCAAAAAAACGCGCCGCTGACCACGCTGCTGCCCCAAAAAAGCGCGCCAAACCTACCGCCCGCGGTACTGCCAGCCAGCCTATTTCAGTCGATAGTCAGCCATTGCAACTATCGCAGGCAACTCTTAGAGAGACCTCCCAGGCTTTAACTTTTGAGTCGCAACTACGCGAATCGCGCGACGAAGACGCTATCGCCGCGCCTGTGGATAGTAGCGAAGCCGCCACCGTAGCGTCCACGGTGGCGCCTACTGTAGATGATAGTGCTGAAGATCAAGCTTTTGAATCGTGGCTCGACGAAGACTTTAAGGGCATTGATTGGAGTCGTTTACTGCAGTATATGAAGCCGCTGTCGTCGCTGCGAGGTAAGAAAAGCTGGGTTTACAGCTATGGCTACCGCGTCGCCCTCCGCAGCGACCCTAATCGTATATACTTTGTGTGCCAGTACTGCCATGAACACAAGTTTATAgacgctggccgtggtggtgTCTTCGAGACATCGTGTGCGGTGTCAGCAGCAGCACGCCACCTAGAGGAGAGGAAGACTGGCCATAGTCACAGAGCGCCTGGTAAGCCAGCTGTTGTCGAGCGTGAGAGCTTCATACAGCGTGTATTTACAGACGGCAAGATTAAGGTGTCGCAGGGGGTTGCGAACGAGCTCTCTGGCTTTAATACGCACCGCTTTAGGCTTGCTGTAGTAAGCTGGCTTGTCGATAACAACCACCCGCTCTCTGA CGTCTCGCGGTACGTTCTGCGACTCTACGGTTACCTAAAGCCGCGCGTTACTAAGGAGCTATCGCAGTCAATAAGCAAgatccatataagctttgacggctggacaacaaagggCGGCAAGCGCGGGTTCTTAGGTGTCGTCGCGCACTACGTCGACAGCAGTGGCGACTTAAAGGACTTGCCTATCGCGCTGTCTCAGCTAACAGGCGCTCATAGCGGCGAGAGTATAGCTGAAGTCGTCAGCAAGACGCTGGATAGGTTTGGCATCAACCCACAGTCCGTCGGCTACttcgtgcttgataacgcgAGCAACAACGACTCTACCGTCGCTGCAATGGCGTGTAAGATAGGCTTTGACGCCGTCCAACGTCGCCTCCGTCgcggccctcacacgctCAACCTTGTCGGCCAGACGCTTATCTGGGGCAAAGACAGCGACGCCTTCGACAATGATGTACGTGAGGTCGGCGATGAGAGCGACTTTATGAGCGAGTGGAGAAAGGCTGGCCTATTGGGCGTGGTGCTCAGCgttatcaactacatcaaaacgccgcaacagtacgCGCTCTTTGAGCAGTATCAGCGCCTTGCTCACAAGGAGCTGCCAGCTGACGCTTCAGCCGAAGAGCGCAAGGTGCTGGAGCCTGCTAAGCCTGTAGTCACACGCTGGAAATCGTACTACGCCTGCTTTGAGCGCGCTGTGAAACTGCAGTCCGCTGTCAACGCTTACGCGACTTACTATATACGGCGAGTGCGAGATGAGGATACGTACGCTGAAAGCCGCGGAAACAGGCTGCCTGAGGCGCAACCTTGGATGCGATTAGACGGCCTCACGGCTGCTGACTGTGCGGTGATTACAGAGTACATGGACGTGCTGAAGCCACTTAAGCTTACTGCAAAGCGCCTTGAAGGACGTAGCGACAGCGGACGCTTTGGTGCTATTGCTGAGGTTATCCTAGTGTTCGAACACCTGCTCTTTTACTACGAGCAGCGCGTTAAAGTGTACGAGGCAGTCAACTACAATGCGCACGACGAGGCGCCCGAGGACCATCTTGCGATCAACCTACGCGCGGCCTGGGCGAAGGCCAACGAGTACTACACCAAGCTAGACGACTCGCCAGCGTACTACGCCGCTACAATACTCCATCCATACTACAAACACTACTGCGACAAGGCATGGGTTGAGAAGCCTACCTGGCTCGAGGCTAGTAACCGCAGCTTTCGTGTGCTCTGGGCGCAGTACAACACCTTGCCGCGCGTCGTAAGGCCGCTAAGGGTGATCACCAACGACCTAGACGACGCGATCGACAGTATCATGAACCCCAGCGCTGGTGACAACATTAATACAGAGGAGGACGAGTTCGCAAGGTGGAAGCGCAGCGAGCCGTGCGCTGAGAGAGGTACAGAATACGCAAACAACCCTATTAAGTACTGGATAACGCTGCGTGATCGCTATCCCAGCCTCAGCAAGCTTGCGCTTGACGTACTCTCTGTCCCAGCGTCgagctgtgagtgtgagcgcaTGTTCAGTGAGCTGGGCGACCTCTTGGAGCCGCGCCGACGCGGTatacaacctcagctttTGGCAGCTATACAATGTGTAAGACGGTGGCAAAGAACTGGCTTTGGTAGCGTAACTGCACCTAAAACAGGCCTCACGGAGGAGCAGATGGACGCGTTGTATGAGTGGAGCAGTTGGGATGACGGAACTTAA